The proteins below come from a single Gordonia pseudamarae genomic window:
- a CDS encoding DHH family phosphoesterase, producing the protein MNRCTPQHVAQVLGDAPAVTILCHVRPDPDTIGSGLALGLGLSRRGAEVEVSFPGKETLPQTLTALPGAGLVVPADEVIGHPVVVSVDAATLGRLGDLGAVFERAERSVVVDHHVSNGGFGALNLIDPSADCTATLVLQILDALGIEIDADIATCVYAGLITDTGSFKWARPESLRVGARLLDAGVDGSVWSRALLDTHPVSWLSLVSKVLDGARFDARACAGRGVIYAVVAHDMLGPVGWADVESIIDVLRVAEEAEVAAVFKETAPGKWAVSLRAKDKVDLVPLAGAHGGGGHRRAAGYSDSGPAADVVKRFLESL; encoded by the coding sequence GTGAACCGGTGCACACCGCAACATGTTGCCCAGGTGTTGGGGGATGCGCCGGCCGTGACGATTCTGTGCCACGTCCGGCCCGATCCCGACACCATCGGCAGCGGACTGGCGCTGGGGCTGGGGCTGTCCCGGCGCGGCGCCGAGGTGGAGGTGTCCTTCCCCGGAAAGGAGACGTTGCCGCAAACGTTGACAGCGCTGCCCGGGGCGGGTCTGGTGGTTCCGGCCGACGAGGTGATCGGTCATCCGGTGGTGGTCTCGGTCGATGCCGCCACCCTGGGCAGACTCGGTGACCTCGGTGCCGTTTTCGAACGTGCCGAGCGCAGTGTCGTCGTCGACCATCACGTGTCCAACGGTGGTTTCGGCGCGCTCAACCTGATCGATCCGTCGGCGGACTGCACCGCCACATTGGTGCTGCAGATCCTTGATGCGCTCGGTATCGAGATCGACGCCGACATCGCGACGTGTGTGTACGCGGGCCTGATCACCGATACCGGATCGTTCAAGTGGGCGCGTCCGGAGTCACTGCGGGTCGGTGCCAGGCTCCTGGATGCGGGGGTAGACGGTTCGGTATGGAGCCGTGCCCTGCTCGACACGCATCCGGTGTCCTGGTTGTCGCTGGTGTCCAAGGTTCTCGACGGCGCCCGGTTCGACGCGCGGGCGTGCGCCGGCCGCGGAGTGATCTATGCGGTTGTCGCCCATGACATGCTGGGCCCGGTGGGTTGGGCGGACGTGGAGAGCATCATCGATGTGTTGCGCGTCGCCGAGGAGGCCGAGGTGGCCGCGGTGTTCAAGGAGACCGCCCCGGGGAAGTGGGCGGTGTCGTTGCGGGCCAAGGACAAGGTCGACCTCGTTCCGCTGGCGGGTGCGCACGGCGGCGGTGGGCATCGGCGTGCCGCCGGCTACAGCGACAGTGGGCCTGCCGCCGACGTGGTGAAGCGATTCCTGGAGTCCCTCTGA
- a CDS encoding metallophosphoesterase family protein — MATLWAISDLHVGHRGNEEIVDKIRSQESGDWLIVAGDVAERTDDIIDTLRRLKLKFHTVIWVPGNHELYTTSRDPRQVFGVARYDYLVQACRDIGVITPEDIYPLFDPGNGKPPVRVVPMFLLYDYTFRPEGTTTALSALALARERNVVATDEFLLSPEPFPTRDAWCRARIEATRLRLEALDPNEKTVLINHWPLRREPTDVLTYPEFALWCGSELTADWHTRFNAVCCVYGHLHIPRTTWYDGVKFDEVSVGYPREWKKRGLPEPLLRKIVPDEGVGPDDLSEFGERFEVTSEMRAKREDMLRRRAERIEARRRMAEGS; from the coding sequence GTGGCTACTCTGTGGGCGATCAGTGATCTGCATGTCGGGCATCGTGGAAACGAGGAGATCGTCGACAAGATCCGGTCCCAGGAATCGGGGGACTGGCTGATCGTGGCCGGTGATGTGGCCGAACGCACCGACGACATCATCGACACCCTGCGCCGGCTGAAGCTGAAGTTCCACACCGTCATCTGGGTTCCGGGCAATCATGAGCTGTACACCACCAGCCGGGACCCCCGGCAGGTGTTCGGGGTGGCCCGCTACGACTACCTCGTGCAGGCGTGCCGGGACATCGGGGTGATCACCCCCGAGGACATCTACCCGCTGTTCGATCCGGGCAACGGGAAACCCCCGGTCCGGGTGGTGCCGATGTTCCTGCTCTACGACTACACCTTCCGGCCCGAGGGCACCACGACGGCGCTGTCGGCGCTGGCGCTGGCGCGGGAACGCAATGTGGTGGCCACCGACGAGTTCCTGCTCTCACCCGAACCGTTCCCAACGCGCGATGCCTGGTGCCGGGCCCGGATCGAGGCCACCCGCCTGCGGCTCGAAGCGCTCGACCCGAACGAGAAGACGGTTCTGATCAACCATTGGCCGCTGCGCCGGGAACCGACCGACGTGCTGACGTATCCGGAGTTCGCGTTGTGGTGCGGCAGCGAGCTGACCGCGGACTGGCACACCCGGTTCAATGCGGTGTGCTGTGTCTACGGGCACCTGCACATCCCGCGCACCACCTGGTACGACGGTGTGAAGTTCGACGAGGTGTCGGTCGGCTATCCGCGGGAGTGGAAGAAGCGCGGGCTGCCCGAGCCGCTGCTGCGCAAGATCGTCCCCGATGAGGGGGTCGGGCCCGATGATCTATCGGAGTTCGGTGAACGTTTCGAGGTGACATCGGAAATGCGTGCCAAGCGCGAGGATATGCTGCGTCGTCGTGCCGAGCGGATAGAGGCGCGTAGGCGTATGGCCGAGGGTTCCTGA
- a CDS encoding DUF3060 domain-containing protein gives MRPAKVWVVAGVSLLAVALAGCDELDKVIGAETVTVTETPGPENAPAADDDQQDSSDDDSGGGSPDYFQGPTISQDHSVVVRTCGRKAILISGDANAITLLGMCTSVLVSGDGNKVILGGVERLSVSGDGNTITYWPSTATLTDSGNGNTYFKR, from the coding sequence GTGAGACCGGCGAAGGTATGGGTGGTCGCGGGCGTGAGCCTGCTCGCGGTGGCACTCGCCGGCTGTGACGAGCTGGACAAGGTGATCGGCGCCGAGACCGTCACGGTCACCGAGACGCCCGGCCCGGAGAACGCGCCGGCAGCCGACGACGATCAGCAGGACTCGTCGGACGACGATTCCGGCGGTGGCTCGCCCGACTATTTCCAGGGCCCGACGATCAGTCAGGACCACAGCGTCGTGGTGCGTACGTGCGGCCGCAAGGCGATCCTGATCAGCGGGGACGCCAACGCCATCACCCTGCTCGGCATGTGTACCTCGGTGCTGGTCAGCGGCGACGGCAACAAGGTGATCCTGGGCGGCGTGGAACGGCTGTCGGTGTCCGGGGACGGCAACACCATCACCTACTGGCCCAGCACCGCCACACTCACCGACAGCGGCAACGGCAACACCTACTTCAAACGCTGA
- a CDS encoding YlxR family protein: MVPRTLSEAPVRTCVGCRQRDAATALVRLVAGTDSGAVAGRTTVVVDMARTMPGRGAWLHAREDCISRALRRKAFGPALRAHGIAVTHSDLRELVGEINDQRQAAEDMSTP, from the coding sequence ATGGTTCCACGAACGCTATCCGAGGCACCGGTACGTACCTGCGTCGGATGTCGGCAGCGCGATGCCGCGACAGCCCTGGTTCGGTTGGTGGCCGGTACCGATTCCGGTGCGGTTGCCGGCAGAACGACGGTGGTCGTCGACATGGCGCGAACCATGCCCGGGCGGGGCGCCTGGTTGCACGCGCGAGAGGATTGCATCTCCCGCGCGCTGCGCCGCAAGGCCTTCGGACCGGCACTACGGGCCCACGGCATAGCCGTGACCCACAGTGATCTCCGCGAGTTGGTCGGGGAGATCAACGATCAAAGACAGGCAGCAGAAGACATGAGCACACCGTGA
- the yaaA gene encoding peroxide stress protein YaaA, translating into MRVILPPSETKSDGGNDAPLDLDSLVFGELTPIRRQIGEDLVALAADLDASRIALGLGRTQLAEIDRNAELWISPTRPAIERYTGVLYDAFDHGSLTRAGKTKTADRVLIGSALFGVVGANDRIPAYRLSGGSKLPGRKTLAARWKPALSSSLDALDDFVVDLRSGVYHQLGPVHDAVTATVVTERPDGTRSVVSHFNKHHKGLIARELVRTRRTVGDINTLAAVLSDAGQRIEIEGPDRIVVVTD; encoded by the coding sequence GTGCGCGTGATCCTGCCTCCTTCCGAAACCAAGTCCGACGGCGGCAACGACGCACCGCTGGACCTGGACTCCCTGGTGTTCGGCGAACTCACCCCGATCCGCCGGCAGATCGGCGAGGACCTGGTGGCGCTGGCCGCCGATCTCGACGCCAGCCGGATCGCGCTGGGCCTGGGCCGGACCCAACTCGCGGAGATCGACCGCAACGCCGAGCTGTGGATCTCGCCGACCCGCCCGGCGATCGAGCGCTACACCGGGGTGCTCTACGACGCCTTCGATCACGGCTCCCTCACCAGGGCGGGAAAAACAAAGACCGCCGACCGGGTGCTGATCGGGTCCGCCCTGTTCGGGGTGGTCGGCGCGAACGACCGGATCCCGGCCTACCGACTGTCCGGCGGGTCAAAACTGCCCGGACGCAAGACCCTGGCCGCGCGGTGGAAACCGGCACTGTCATCGAGTCTGGACGCACTCGACGACTTCGTGGTGGATCTGCGTTCGGGGGTGTATCACCAGCTCGGACCGGTACACGACGCGGTCACCGCCACCGTGGTCACCGAACGACCCGACGGCACACGCAGCGTCGTCAGCCACTTCAACAAACACCACAAAGGGCTGATCGCCCGCGAACTGGTGCGCACCCGGCGCACCGTCGGCGACATCAACACGCTGGCCGCGGTGCTCTCCGACGCCGGTCAGCGCATCGAAATCGAAGGACCCGACCGGATCGTCGTCGTCACCGACTGA
- a CDS encoding ferritin-like domain-containing protein: MSTTTDALRTVVAAEHAALFTYGVITAFTTSTRRRTVDEFGAEHRAARDTAADAMRSADATPPDQEPGYTLPVEVTDPTSAATVALAAETDCALAYRALLEQADSTAARRIGLDGLTASATRAAQWRAALKQSPYTVAFPGSE, translated from the coding sequence ATGAGCACCACCACCGATGCATTGAGGACGGTCGTGGCCGCCGAGCACGCGGCCCTGTTCACCTACGGCGTGATCACCGCGTTCACCACCTCCACCCGCCGCAGGACGGTCGATGAGTTCGGCGCCGAGCACCGCGCCGCACGGGACACCGCCGCCGATGCCATGCGGTCGGCCGATGCCACCCCGCCCGACCAGGAGCCCGGCTACACGCTGCCGGTCGAGGTCACCGACCCGACCTCGGCGGCGACGGTGGCGCTGGCCGCCGAAACCGACTGCGCCCTCGCCTACCGGGCACTGCTGGAGCAGGCCGACTCCACCGCCGCCCGGCGGATCGGTCTGGACGGACTCACCGCCTCGGCCACGCGGGCCGCCCAATGGCGGGCCGCACTCAAACAGTCGCCGTATACCGTCGCGTTTCCGGGCTCGGAGTAG
- a CDS encoding proline--tRNA ligase — protein sequence MSTLFLRTLRDDPADAEVPSHKLLVRAGYVRRAAPGVYSWLPLGLRVLRAVEQVVREEMNAIGAQEILLPALLPREPYETTNRWTEYGDNLFRLKDRKGSDMVLGPTHEELFTQLVKGEYSSYKDLPVILYQVQTKYRDEERPRAGILRGREFVMKDSYSFDLDDNGLETAYGLHREAYRRIFDRLGVKYVIVAATSGAMGGSASEEFLAESAVGEDTFVRCVESGYAANVEAVVTPAPEPIPFDDAPAAQVYDTENTPTIATLVDWANDALDREVTAADTLKNVLVKIHLPGGEPEIVGIGVPGDREVDMKRLEASVEPASVDLLTEEDFAANPFLVKGYVGPNALLDNGLRYLVDPRVVVGTRWITGADQPNRHVVDLVVGRDFTPTGTIEAAEVRDGDLSPDGRGVLTAAKGIEIGHIFQLGRKYTDAFEVDVLGENGKPVRLTMGSYGVGVSRLVAVIAEQCHDDKGLRWPREVTPFDVHVVIANKDAAAIDGAEALAAELDTQSLSVVLDDRKASPGVKFKDAELLGVPTTVVVGRGFANGVVEVRDRFTGEAREMPVDGAAAAIAAIVRG from the coding sequence ATGTCGACCCTGTTTCTGCGAACGCTGCGCGACGATCCGGCCGACGCCGAGGTGCCCAGCCACAAACTGCTCGTGCGTGCGGGCTATGTCCGCCGCGCCGCGCCGGGCGTGTACAGCTGGCTGCCGCTGGGTCTGCGGGTGCTGCGGGCCGTCGAACAGGTGGTCCGCGAGGAGATGAACGCCATCGGCGCGCAGGAGATCCTGCTGCCCGCCCTGCTCCCGCGTGAACCGTACGAGACCACCAACCGGTGGACCGAGTACGGCGACAACCTGTTCCGCCTGAAGGACCGCAAGGGCTCCGATATGGTTCTGGGCCCCACCCACGAGGAACTGTTCACCCAACTGGTCAAGGGCGAGTACTCCTCGTACAAGGATCTTCCGGTGATCCTGTACCAGGTTCAGACCAAGTACCGCGACGAGGAACGTCCCCGCGCCGGCATCCTGCGCGGGCGTGAGTTCGTGATGAAGGACTCGTACTCGTTCGACCTCGATGACAACGGTCTCGAGACGGCCTACGGGCTGCACCGTGAGGCGTACCGGAGAATCTTCGACCGGCTCGGTGTCAAGTACGTCATCGTGGCGGCGACCTCGGGAGCGATGGGTGGCAGCGCCTCGGAGGAGTTCCTGGCCGAGAGTGCGGTGGGCGAGGACACCTTCGTGCGGTGCGTCGAATCCGGCTACGCCGCCAACGTGGAGGCGGTGGTGACACCGGCACCCGAACCGATCCCGTTCGACGACGCACCGGCCGCGCAGGTGTACGACACCGAGAACACCCCGACCATTGCCACCCTCGTGGACTGGGCCAACGACGCCCTCGACCGCGAGGTCACCGCCGCCGACACGCTCAAGAACGTGCTGGTGAAGATTCACCTGCCCGGCGGCGAACCCGAAATCGTGGGTATCGGTGTGCCCGGCGACCGTGAAGTGGACATGAAGCGCCTGGAGGCGTCGGTGGAACCGGCGTCGGTGGACCTGCTCACCGAGGAGGATTTCGCCGCCAATCCATTCCTGGTGAAGGGATACGTTGGGCCGAATGCGTTGCTGGACAACGGTCTGCGATATCTGGTCGATCCGCGGGTGGTGGTCGGCACCCGCTGGATCACCGGCGCCGACCAGCCGAACAGGCATGTGGTGGATCTGGTGGTCGGCCGTGACTTCACACCCACCGGCACCATCGAGGCCGCGGAGGTCCGCGATGGTGACCTGTCGCCGGACGGTCGCGGAGTGCTGACCGCGGCGAAGGGCATCGAGATCGGGCACATCTTCCAACTCGGCCGCAAGTACACCGACGCGTTCGAGGTGGATGTGCTCGGGGAGAACGGCAAACCGGTGCGGCTCACCATGGGTTCGTACGGTGTCGGGGTGTCGCGACTGGTCGCGGTGATAGCCGAGCAATGTCACGACGACAAGGGCCTGCGCTGGCCGCGTGAGGTCACCCCGTTCGACGTGCATGTGGTGATCGCCAACAAGGATGCCGCGGCGATCGACGGTGCCGAGGCGCTGGCCGCCGAACTCGACACGCAGTCCTTGTCGGTGGTGCTCGATGACCGTAAGGCTTCGCCCGGGGTGAAGTTCAAGGACGCCGAATTGCTCGGTGTGCCGACCACGGTGGTGGTCGGCCGTGGCTTCGCCAACGGAGTGGTCGAGGTCCGCGACCGGTTCACCGGCGAGGCCCGCGAGATGCCTGTCGACGGTGCCGCGGCGGCGATTGCGGCGATCGTCCGCGGATAG
- a CDS encoding SPFH domain-containing protein has protein sequence MTTEFVPVGHEGAQVEVSERPSWYAGTGAALGVIAAAVIAIGLGAVCIVLAVTAALPVLVVPATILLVAALVGLSMIVVLAPGHTFVVQLFGRYVGTVRQSGLGLVPPLTTRRRVSARVRNFETAELKVNDAVGNPVHVAAIIVWQVADTAKATFGVEDYEEFIGTQAESALRQVTTAHPYDDDAGHGTTSLRGSTDEVAAELAEQVADRASPAGLEIIETRISSLAYAPEIAQAMLQRQQASALLAAREKIVDGAVGLVQSALARLESEDVVVLDDERRAAMVSNLLVVLCGDSRATPIVNTGSLYA, from the coding sequence ATGACCACCGAATTCGTACCGGTCGGGCATGAAGGTGCGCAGGTCGAAGTGTCCGAACGGCCGAGCTGGTATGCCGGAACCGGGGCCGCACTCGGTGTGATCGCCGCAGCGGTGATCGCCATCGGACTCGGAGCCGTCTGCATCGTGTTGGCTGTGACCGCGGCGCTGCCCGTGCTGGTGGTGCCCGCGACGATCCTGCTGGTGGCCGCGCTGGTCGGACTCTCGATGATCGTCGTGCTCGCACCCGGGCATACCTTCGTGGTGCAGTTGTTCGGCCGCTATGTGGGCACCGTACGGCAGTCGGGTCTCGGACTGGTTCCACCGTTGACCACCCGACGCAGGGTCTCGGCGCGCGTGCGAAACTTCGAGACCGCCGAACTCAAGGTCAACGACGCCGTGGGCAACCCCGTCCACGTCGCCGCGATCATCGTCTGGCAGGTTGCCGACACCGCCAAGGCCACCTTCGGTGTCGAGGACTACGAGGAGTTCATCGGCACGCAGGCCGAATCGGCGCTCCGGCAGGTCACCACCGCCCATCCCTACGACGACGACGCCGGTCACGGCACCACGTCGCTGCGCGGATCCACCGACGAGGTGGCGGCCGAACTCGCCGAACAGGTTGCCGATCGGGCCTCGCCGGCCGGGCTGGAGATCATCGAGACCCGCATCTCCTCGCTCGCCTATGCCCCTGAGATAGCCCAGGCCATGCTGCAGCGTCAACAGGCATCGGCGCTGCTCGCCGCACGCGAGAAGATCGTCGACGGCGCAGTCGGACTCGTGCAGAGCGCCCTGGCCAGACTCGAGTCCGAGGATGTGGTGGTCCTCGATGACGAGCGTCGCGCCGCGATGGTGTCCAATCTGCTGGTCGTCCTATGCGGGGACAGCCGCGCGACACCGATCGTGAACACCGGCAGCCTGTACGCCTGA
- the rimP gene encoding ribosome maturation factor RimP — protein sequence MQITPPSQTLAAHITTLVEPVAAAHGYDLEGVSVRWPEPGDRSDVRREVTITVDRDGANDLDEIAALSREISTVLDADPDVPGEPYELEVGSPGVDRPLTTARHWRRACGRKVAVDLADQDAPRVTGRAGALDDDTVTLVINERGRIHSRTIELASIAKAVVQVDFSLPSVRELELCGFDEEQIAERRQGRG from the coding sequence GTGCAGATCACCCCTCCCTCACAGACGCTGGCAGCGCACATCACCACACTCGTCGAACCGGTCGCCGCCGCTCACGGCTACGACCTGGAGGGCGTCAGCGTCCGGTGGCCCGAGCCCGGTGACCGGTCCGACGTTCGCCGCGAGGTCACGATCACCGTCGACCGCGACGGCGCCAACGACCTCGACGAGATCGCCGCCCTGAGTCGCGAGATCTCCACCGTCCTCGACGCCGACCCCGACGTGCCCGGTGAACCCTACGAGCTGGAGGTGGGCTCACCCGGCGTCGACCGGCCGCTGACCACCGCCCGGCATTGGCGCCGCGCGTGCGGGCGCAAGGTGGCCGTGGACCTGGCCGATCAGGACGCGCCGCGGGTGACCGGCAGGGCCGGAGCTCTCGACGACGACACCGTGACCCTGGTCATCAATGAGCGCGGCCGCATCCACAGCCGCACGATCGAACTCGCCTCGATCGCGAAAGCCGTTGTCCAGGTCGATTTTTCCCTGCCCTCGGTGAGGGAGCTCGAACTCTGCGGGTTCGACGAGGAGCAGATTGCCGAACGCCGCCAGGGGCGTGGGTGA
- a CDS encoding MATE family efflux transporter has translation MRRIAVLAVSALLVLVAPPLYLLLDLAVVGQLGGRELAALGVGTLVLATISTQLTFLSYGTTARSARRFGAGDRAGAVREGVQATWVAFGVGVVLVALAYPLAPAVMGALVGSGEEGSAEVVDEATTWLRVAVFGVPLILASMAGNGWMRGVQDTRRPVVFVLCGLSIGAIGVVGLVHGVGRFPDLGLIGSAVANVVGQSITGTLFVIRLVREVRDPRMSAGVSWWVSLRPDAAIIRSQLLMARDLILRSLSFQVCFVSATAVAARFGIASVAAHQVTVQVWDFVSLLLDSVAIAAQSLVGAALGAGAVGVAVTVARRTVVVALAIAALVGAVFVLGAGVIPGLFSSDDQVREAMTVPWWFLVGMLPIAAVVFALDGVLLGAGDAAFLRTATLFSALCGFLPLIWLSLLLDWGLAGIWSGLVALMVLRLVAVTWRFVGGRWQRVGVGAVI, from the coding sequence GTGCGCCGGATCGCGGTGCTGGCGGTCTCCGCACTGCTCGTATTGGTGGCGCCACCGCTGTATCTGTTGCTCGACCTGGCCGTCGTCGGGCAGCTCGGCGGCCGTGAACTCGCCGCGCTCGGCGTCGGAACCCTGGTGCTGGCCACCATCAGCACCCAGCTCACCTTCCTTTCGTACGGCACCACGGCACGGTCGGCGCGGCGCTTCGGTGCCGGTGACCGGGCCGGGGCGGTCCGCGAGGGGGTGCAGGCGACGTGGGTTGCCTTCGGTGTCGGGGTGGTGCTGGTGGCCCTGGCGTATCCGCTGGCGCCGGCCGTGATGGGGGCGCTCGTCGGATCCGGCGAGGAGGGCTCGGCCGAGGTCGTGGACGAGGCCACCACGTGGCTGCGGGTGGCCGTGTTCGGAGTGCCGCTGATCCTGGCCTCGATGGCGGGCAACGGCTGGATGCGGGGCGTGCAGGACACCCGCCGCCCGGTGGTGTTCGTGCTGTGCGGATTGTCGATCGGGGCGATCGGGGTGGTCGGTCTGGTGCACGGCGTCGGCCGGTTCCCGGATCTGGGTCTGATCGGCAGTGCCGTGGCCAACGTGGTGGGTCAATCCATCACCGGGACGCTGTTCGTGATCCGGTTGGTGCGCGAGGTGCGGGACCCGCGGATGTCCGCCGGGGTCTCGTGGTGGGTTTCGTTGCGCCCGGATGCGGCGATCATCAGGTCGCAGTTGCTGATGGCCCGTGACCTGATCCTGCGCAGCCTGTCGTTCCAGGTGTGTTTCGTGTCCGCGACGGCGGTCGCGGCCCGGTTCGGGATCGCCTCGGTCGCGGCGCATCAGGTGACCGTTCAGGTGTGGGATTTCGTGTCGCTGCTGCTGGATTCGGTGGCGATCGCCGCGCAGTCGCTGGTCGGTGCGGCGCTCGGGGCGGGCGCGGTCGGGGTGGCGGTCACCGTCGCCCGGCGCACTGTAGTGGTGGCGCTCGCGATCGCGGCGCTGGTGGGCGCGGTGTTCGTGCTGGGCGCGGGTGTCATCCCGGGCCTGTTCAGCTCCGACGACCAGGTGCGCGAGGCGATGACCGTACCGTGGTGGTTCCTGGTGGGGATGCTGCCGATCGCCGCGGTCGTATTCGCCCTCGACGGTGTGTTGCTCGGTGCCGGTGACGCGGCCTTCTTGCGGACCGCGACGTTGTTCTCGGCGCTGTGCGGGTTCTTGCCGCTGATCTGGTTGTCGTTGCTGCTGGACTGGGGCCTGGCGGGTATCTGGTCGGGGTTGGTGGCGTTGATGGTGCTGCGCCTGGTCGCGGTGACGTGGCGGTTCGTCGGTGGCCGTTGGCAACGGGTAGGCGTCGGGGCGGTGATCTGA
- the nusA gene encoding transcription termination factor NusA, which produces MHIDISALRMIEADKGIPIDTVITTIETALLTAYKHTAHPAPHARIDIDRKSGEVRVMAHEFGPNGEISEEWDDTPDDFGRIAATTARQVILQRLRDAESEKTFGEFATHEGEIVGGVVQADARANAREMIVVAIGSDANPVEGVIPKAEQVPGERLKHGDRVKCYVVGVTRGTRGTQITLSRTHPNLVRKLFALEVPEIEDGSVEIVAVAREAGHRSKIAVHTKVGGLNAKGACIGPMGQRVRNVMSELGGEKIDIIDFDEDPAVFVGNALSPAKVVSVTVIDLELKAARVIVPDYQLSLAIGKEGQNARLAARLTGWRIDIRSDADPVGEAPA; this is translated from the coding sequence ATGCATATCGACATCAGCGCCCTGCGCATGATCGAGGCCGACAAAGGCATCCCGATCGATACCGTGATCACCACGATCGAGACCGCGCTGCTGACCGCGTACAAGCACACCGCCCACCCGGCCCCGCACGCGCGCATCGACATCGACCGCAAATCCGGTGAGGTGCGGGTCATGGCGCACGAATTCGGGCCGAACGGCGAGATATCCGAGGAATGGGACGACACCCCCGACGACTTCGGGCGTATCGCGGCGACCACGGCCCGCCAGGTCATCCTGCAACGACTGCGTGATGCCGAGAGCGAGAAGACTTTCGGCGAGTTCGCCACCCACGAGGGTGAGATCGTCGGTGGTGTGGTGCAGGCCGATGCCCGCGCCAACGCCCGCGAGATGATCGTCGTGGCGATCGGCAGTGACGCCAACCCCGTCGAAGGCGTGATCCCCAAGGCCGAGCAGGTTCCCGGTGAGCGGCTCAAGCACGGCGACCGCGTCAAGTGCTACGTGGTCGGGGTCACCCGCGGTACGCGTGGCACTCAGATCACGCTGTCGCGCACCCACCCCAACCTGGTGCGCAAGCTGTTCGCCCTTGAGGTGCCCGAGATCGAGGACGGCTCGGTCGAGATCGTCGCGGTCGCGCGTGAGGCCGGCCATAGGTCGAAGATCGCCGTACACACCAAGGTCGGCGGCCTCAACGCGAAGGGGGCGTGCATCGGGCCGATGGGGCAGCGGGTGCGCAACGTGATGAGCGAATTGGGCGGTGAGAAGATAGACATCATCGACTTCGACGAGGATCCGGCCGTGTTCGTCGGGAATGCGCTGTCCCCGGCAAAGGTTGTATCGGTGACGGTCATCGATCTGGAGCTCAAGGCCGCCCGGGTTATCGTGCCCGACTATCAGTTGTCGCTGGCGATCGGCAAGGAAGGGCAGAACGCGCGGCTCGCCGCCCGGCTGACCGGGTGGCGGATCGACATCCGGTCCGACGCCGATCCCGTCGGCGAGGCGCCGGCGTGA
- the rbfA gene encoding 30S ribosome-binding factor RbfA, which translates to MADPARAQRLAKRISSIVASAIAHDIKDPRLAHVTITDARVTNDLHEATLFYTVMGESIDSPPDYAEAAAGLAKATGILRSKVGAGTGVRFTPTLAFVRDSVPDAARHMEELVARARANDLAVAQQAAGAQPAGEADPYRRDDDDEDGPDT; encoded by the coding sequence ATGGCTGACCCCGCACGGGCCCAACGTCTGGCCAAACGGATCTCCTCGATCGTCGCGTCGGCGATAGCGCACGACATCAAGGATCCGCGGCTGGCGCACGTCACCATCACCGACGCGCGCGTCACCAACGACCTACACGAGGCGACCCTGTTCTACACGGTGATGGGTGAGTCGATCGATTCGCCGCCGGACTACGCCGAGGCCGCCGCCGGGCTGGCCAAGGCCACCGGCATCCTGCGCTCCAAGGTGGGCGCCGGGACGGGGGTCCGGTTCACCCCCACACTGGCCTTCGTGCGCGACTCGGTGCCCGACGCCGCCCGTCACATGGAAGAACTCGTCGCCCGTGCCCGGGCCAACGATCTGGCCGTCGCGCAGCAGGCGGCAGGGGCACAGCCGGCGGGCGAGGCCGATCCGTACCGGCGCGATGACGACGACGAGGACGGTCCGGACACGTGA